The following proteins are encoded in a genomic region of Desulfosporosinus youngiae DSM 17734:
- a CDS encoding dTMP kinase has product MKGKLIVIEAGDGSGKATQTQLLFDKLASSNYRVKKVEFPDYQSDSSALIKMYLNGEFGGDPNDVNPYAASTFYAADRYASYKRVWEGFYQSGGIILADRYTTSNMVHQAAKITNLVEREDYLKWLWDLEFVKFRLPVPDCVIFLDMHPEFSQILMSNRSNKFGDPEKDIHERNYDYLLQSYNTATQIKEAYGWTMINCVRNGELKSKEEIHEEIYEIVKNLIDVEVD; this is encoded by the coding sequence TTGAAGGGTAAGCTAATAGTAATAGAAGCTGGAGATGGTAGTGGCAAGGCTACGCAAACCCAATTATTGTTTGATAAACTAGCCTCATCTAACTATAGAGTCAAAAAGGTCGAATTCCCTGACTATCAGAGCGATTCCTCTGCCCTCATCAAGATGTATTTAAATGGAGAATTCGGCGGCGACCCAAATGATGTCAATCCCTATGCAGCATCTACTTTTTATGCTGCCGATAGATATGCATCTTACAAGCGAGTGTGGGAAGGCTTCTATCAAAGCGGCGGTATTATTTTGGCAGATAGGTACACAACATCGAATATGGTTCATCAGGCAGCTAAAATAACGAATCTTGTCGAACGAGAAGACTATCTTAAGTGGTTATGGGATTTGGAATTTGTAAAGTTCAGGCTTCCGGTACCTGATTGTGTTATTTTCCTCGATATGCATCCGGAATTTAGCCAAATACTTATGAGTAACCGATCGAATAAATTTGGTGACCCGGAAAAGGACATACATGAAAGAAATTATGATTACCTGCTTCAATCATATAACACGGCCACTCAGATAAAAGAAGCCTATGGCTGGACTATGATAAACTGTGTGCGTAACGGTGAACTTAAGAGTAAGGAAGAAATTCATGAGGAGATTTACGAAATTGTAAAGAACTTGATTGATGTCGAGGTTGATTAA
- a CDS encoding tetratricopeptide repeat protein, producing the protein MIKRRKRGYRSRRKAVFLLLLVIIFLFTAGPFVWHMEKIRQAKSIYDIPKVQEELLWVETNAGLLNKLGFVKDTKLWLELNVGGQDLESKLVSYQDEKHRFWLYLLYLQEGKLTDARNVLDSMSESSLKGLGEGLMLISKGDAGQARQLLAETGFKWKELSVEEQILGHLSLAQAALILGDPQGAQTELQAAQELNPHNPAYLSMAFNMAIEQEQWTKAVELSQRIDTQTWRQGNGLYETKKAILAIRQDNSQALSESLSSLQELPQGEACINYVNGIQALGQGKLEEGKKLLTEALAKGLEGELNSDAQKALNQVIDREKAEQKLRAVVAETS; encoded by the coding sequence TTGATAAAACGACGCAAACGAGGGTATAGAAGTCGCCGCAAGGCAGTATTCCTGCTGTTGTTGGTTATTATTTTTTTGTTTACTGCCGGACCGTTCGTTTGGCATATGGAGAAAATCCGGCAAGCAAAAAGCATTTATGATATCCCAAAGGTTCAGGAAGAATTGCTTTGGGTAGAGACCAATGCAGGCTTATTAAATAAGCTGGGATTTGTTAAAGATACCAAACTGTGGCTGGAACTTAATGTAGGTGGTCAAGACTTAGAGTCAAAGCTGGTCTCATATCAGGACGAAAAGCATCGGTTTTGGCTGTATCTGCTTTATCTGCAAGAGGGCAAGCTTACAGACGCCCGGAATGTTTTGGATAGTATGAGTGAGAGCAGTCTCAAAGGACTGGGTGAAGGATTGATGTTAATCTCTAAAGGAGATGCTGGGCAAGCCCGGCAGTTACTTGCGGAAACCGGATTTAAGTGGAAGGAGTTATCCGTGGAGGAGCAGATCCTGGGACATTTAAGCTTAGCTCAGGCAGCTTTGATCCTGGGAGATCCTCAAGGGGCGCAAACAGAGCTTCAAGCTGCTCAAGAACTAAATCCGCATAATCCCGCCTATCTGTCTATGGCCTTTAATATGGCCATAGAGCAAGAGCAATGGACTAAAGCTGTTGAGCTTAGTCAAAGGATTGATACCCAAACCTGGCGTCAGGGCAATGGGTTATATGAAACTAAAAAAGCTATCCTCGCCATCCGTCAAGACAACTCCCAAGCTTTGTCTGAGAGCCTGAGTTCCCTGCAAGAACTGCCCCAGGGGGAAGCCTGCATAAACTATGTCAATGGAATTCAGGCGTTAGGGCAGGGTAAGCTGGAAGAGGGAAAAAAATTGCTGACTGAGGCGCTTGCCAAAGGATTAGAGGGTGAATTAAACTCAGATGCTCAAAAAGCTCTGAATCAGGTGATCGATCGGGAAAAGGCCGAACAAAAGCTGCGTGCTGTAGTGGCTGAAACCAGCTAG
- a CDS encoding polysaccharide deacetylase family protein: MRIIIFKRPSWRNVALWGILLFVMLAYRENVTTVFSGKLKPIYSVNVNTKSIGLTFDISWGEKTAEPILDILKQEGVQATFFLSSPWADKHQELVKRMVADGHEIASHGNRHIDLNTLGAGEIEKEITSAQQVLEQITGKQVRLIRPPNGAYNNKVIATADKLGYRVIQWSVDSLDWKRPGPSAVVNNVLNGSKAGSGAKPGDIILFHASDSAPDTVQALPIVIRSLKSKGNTLLPVGNLLSEATSTWPPESNLKEEPSKPQ; encoded by the coding sequence ATGCGGATTATTATTTTCAAACGGCCCTCATGGCGAAATGTTGCTCTCTGGGGAATTTTGCTGTTCGTCATGCTGGCTTATCGTGAAAATGTCACAACTGTTTTTTCCGGAAAATTAAAGCCAATCTATTCAGTCAACGTCAACACCAAGTCTATTGGTCTGACCTTCGATATCAGTTGGGGGGAAAAGACAGCCGAACCAATTCTGGATATTCTTAAGCAAGAAGGAGTTCAAGCCACGTTTTTTCTTTCCAGTCCTTGGGCCGATAAACACCAGGAATTAGTGAAACGAATGGTAGCCGATGGTCATGAAATTGCTTCTCATGGCAACCGTCACATTGATTTGAATACCTTAGGGGCAGGAGAAATTGAAAAAGAAATCACCTCTGCCCAACAAGTTCTGGAACAAATAACCGGTAAACAGGTGCGCTTAATACGTCCCCCTAATGGAGCTTATAATAACAAGGTCATAGCAACCGCTGATAAGCTGGGGTATCGTGTCATTCAATGGAGCGTTGATTCACTGGACTGGAAGCGCCCCGGCCCCAGTGCCGTCGTTAATAACGTACTTAATGGGTCCAAGGCGGGAAGCGGAGCAAAACCCGGAGACATCATTTTATTTCACGCCTCTGATTCCGCGCCGGATACCGTTCAAGCCTTACCCATCGTTATTCGGAGTCTCAAAAGCAAAGGGAACACCTTGCTCCCGGTCGGAAATCTGCTATCTGAAGCGACCAGTACCTGGCCGCCTGAAAGTAATTTAAAAGAAGAACCAAGCAAACCTCAGTAA
- a CDS encoding sigma-54 interaction domain-containing protein — MNSHLSQLNKDLTQLCEGGNFGEIFDQNPYMAVVIVDKNNIVTFINKTYLKILQLPMDKVLRKPLTDITPATKTAKVLMTGKAITAYNWKVNGQHLIACSVPLFKNKEIVGCFAYSISLNIWDSKTLVEDLLSDITMLREEVHKSHTAQYKFDDIVGNDKRLLHSVSLAKQVARQTQTKVLITGETGTGKELFAHSIHNASARSHKPFVRVNCAAIPENLLEAELFGYEEGAFTGAKKGGRLGKFELANHGTIFLDEIGEIPLSLQSKLLVVLQEREIERLGGNRSVKLDVRVISATHRNLQSMAEKGLFRKDLYYRLNVVQVEVPALRHRKEDITLLVEYLLHKLKDRLKTPVVGISRGALEMLKKHVWPGNVRELENVLERAMSLAYMENAYLLDQRHFTFIFDKISATWSPGRKSLREATHEFEQRIITQVMEETGSNKAQAAELLGIDLSSLYRKLKKYGISMD; from the coding sequence TTGAATAGCCACCTGTCCCAACTAAATAAAGACTTAACCCAACTGTGCGAAGGTGGAAATTTTGGTGAAATATTTGATCAAAATCCTTATATGGCTGTTGTTATTGTAGATAAGAATAATATAGTAACTTTTATAAATAAAACATATCTAAAGATTTTACAATTACCTATGGATAAAGTCTTGCGAAAACCACTTACAGATATTACACCTGCCACCAAAACCGCCAAAGTGTTAATGACGGGTAAAGCAATCACAGCTTACAATTGGAAGGTTAATGGCCAACACCTAATTGCCTGTTCTGTGCCTTTATTTAAAAACAAGGAAATTGTAGGCTGTTTTGCTTACTCTATTTCTTTAAATATATGGGATTCCAAGACCTTAGTAGAAGATCTCTTGTCTGACATTACTATGCTCAGGGAGGAGGTACATAAATCCCATACTGCACAATATAAATTTGATGATATTGTGGGAAATGATAAACGGCTTTTGCATTCCGTATCCTTAGCCAAACAGGTAGCCCGCCAAACCCAAACAAAGGTGCTTATTACCGGTGAAACTGGAACCGGCAAAGAGCTTTTTGCCCATTCTATACATAATGCGAGCGCCCGCTCCCACAAACCCTTTGTAAGAGTGAACTGTGCTGCTATTCCAGAGAATTTGCTGGAAGCTGAACTTTTTGGATATGAAGAGGGGGCCTTTACCGGAGCGAAAAAAGGGGGCAGACTGGGAAAGTTTGAACTAGCCAATCATGGTACAATTTTTCTCGATGAAATAGGAGAAATTCCGCTCAGCCTTCAAAGTAAATTGCTAGTAGTCTTACAGGAGCGAGAGATAGAGAGATTAGGCGGAAATCGCTCTGTGAAGCTGGATGTGCGCGTAATTTCGGCTACCCACCGCAATTTGCAAAGTATGGCGGAGAAAGGTCTTTTTCGGAAAGACCTTTATTATCGCTTGAATGTGGTACAGGTGGAAGTACCGGCTCTCCGTCATAGAAAAGAAGATATCACCTTACTGGTCGAATATTTACTCCATAAATTGAAGGATCGTTTGAAGACTCCAGTTGTAGGAATTTCCAGAGGAGCTCTTGAAATGTTGAAAAAGCATGTCTGGCCAGGAAATGTGCGCGAACTGGAAAATGTCCTGGAAAGGGCCATGAGCCTGGCTTACATGGAAAATGCGTATTTGCTTGATCAAAGGCATTTTACATTTATTTTTGACAAGATAAGTGCTACTTGGTCGCCGGGTAGGAAAAGCTTGAGAGAAGCAACCCATGAATTTGAACAAAGAATCATTACCCAGGTTATGGAGGAGACAGGCTCTAATAAAGCGCAGGCGGCTGAACTTTTGGGAATCGACCTGTCATCTCTTTACCGCAAACTAAAAAAATATGGAATTTCTATGGACTAA
- a CDS encoding response regulator transcription factor: protein MTINLLLVEDDPEIREIISDYFTEKSGGTFRLDSAPSGEEGRQKCLEQEYDLVLLDVMLPEVDGFTICREIRKRSDVPIIFLTARHQERDRLQGYHLGCDDYIVKPFSLAELYAKVTALLRRAKGMASNEIISAGGIRMDLFRCQVFVNDQEAVLAPMEFAILKILLENRGRIVSRESLLIRIWGYDFAGNERVVDNHVKKLRKALGEAAGQLKTVIKRGYKLEG, encoded by the coding sequence ATGACGATTAACTTGCTATTGGTTGAAGATGATCCGGAGATACGGGAAATCATCAGCGACTATTTTACTGAGAAAAGCGGCGGGACCTTCAGGCTGGATTCGGCCCCGAGCGGCGAGGAAGGCCGGCAGAAATGCCTTGAGCAGGAATACGATTTAGTACTGCTGGATGTCATGCTGCCGGAGGTGGACGGATTTACCATCTGCCGGGAGATCCGGAAAAGAAGCGATGTGCCCATAATTTTTCTAACGGCCAGACATCAGGAGCGGGACCGCTTGCAGGGATATCACTTGGGCTGTGACGATTATATCGTTAAACCCTTTTCCCTGGCGGAACTTTATGCCAAGGTTACGGCTTTGCTCAGACGGGCTAAAGGGATGGCAAGCAACGAGATAATCTCAGCCGGCGGCATCCGGATGGATCTTTTTCGTTGTCAGGTGTTTGTCAATGACCAGGAAGCAGTTCTGGCCCCCATGGAATTTGCCATTTTGAAAATACTCCTGGAGAACCGCGGCCGGATCGTGAGCCGGGAAAGCCTGCTCATCCGCATTTGGGGCTATGACTTTGCAGGCAATGAAAGAGTCGTGGACAACCATGTGAAAAAATTGCGCAAAGCCCTGGGAGAGGCTGCAGGGCAACTTAAAACCGTCATCAAACGAGGGTACAAATTGGAGGGATAG
- a CDS encoding acetyl-CoA hydrolase/transferase family protein, with amino-acid sequence MSYADEYRSKLTSPEDAVKIVKNGDWVELGTAMGHSYALDKALANRKDELKDIKIRSTLSLKEHEIWKQDPNGETFTFNSWYFGGTDRKNHDKGLVNCIPMLFRNEPLLYRKCLYNEVDVAMIRVTSMNKHGYFNFHCAVAATAAQCEMAKKIIVEVNPKLPWAMGGSEECIHISKVDFIVEAESPVETLAPAIPTEVEKKIAQFVVDEIVDGSCIQLGIGGMPNTVGTLLAESDLKDLGCQTEMMVDAYYHLYMAGKLTNKFKGIDKGKSTYTFSMGSPFLYEWIDNNPGLAAYASNYINNPYNIAMNDNMVSINNCLEVDLFGQVSSESSGTRQISGTGGQLDFATGAFMSRGGKSILCCRSSYIDKQGVLQSRIIPTLSTGSIVTVPRSQTHIIVTEYGKADLAGRSTWERTERLISIAHPDKRDELIKEAETMNIWRKTNKRV; translated from the coding sequence ATGTCGTATGCAGATGAATATCGTTCTAAGCTAACGAGTCCAGAAGATGCAGTGAAAATCGTTAAGAACGGGGATTGGGTTGAATTGGGTACGGCGATGGGCCATTCTTATGCTCTGGATAAGGCTTTGGCTAATCGCAAAGATGAACTGAAAGACATAAAGATTAGGAGTACCCTTAGTTTGAAAGAGCATGAGATCTGGAAACAAGATCCGAACGGCGAAACCTTCACCTTTAATAGCTGGTATTTTGGAGGTACAGACCGTAAGAATCATGATAAGGGCCTGGTTAATTGCATACCTATGCTTTTTAGAAATGAACCGCTCCTTTATAGAAAGTGTTTATATAACGAAGTAGATGTAGCTATGATTAGGGTTACCTCAATGAATAAACATGGCTACTTTAACTTTCACTGCGCAGTAGCAGCAACCGCTGCTCAGTGCGAAATGGCTAAAAAGATTATTGTAGAAGTGAATCCAAAGCTGCCCTGGGCGATGGGGGGGAGTGAAGAGTGCATTCATATTTCAAAGGTGGATTTTATTGTTGAAGCAGAATCACCTGTGGAGACCCTTGCCCCTGCCATTCCGACAGAAGTCGAAAAAAAGATTGCGCAGTTCGTCGTTGATGAAATAGTTGATGGTTCATGTATTCAACTAGGTATCGGCGGAATGCCCAATACTGTGGGTACATTATTGGCAGAATCTGACCTTAAAGACTTGGGTTGTCAAACTGAAATGATGGTTGACGCTTATTATCACCTATATATGGCAGGCAAACTTACCAATAAGTTTAAGGGAATTGATAAAGGTAAGTCAACGTACACCTTTTCAATGGGCAGTCCGTTTCTTTATGAATGGATAGATAATAATCCCGGACTGGCAGCATATGCATCTAACTATATTAATAACCCCTACAACATCGCTATGAATGATAATATGGTTTCGATAAATAACTGTTTAGAAGTCGATCTATTCGGTCAAGTCTCCTCCGAATCTTCCGGCACCCGACAAATCAGTGGTACAGGCGGGCAGCTTGACTTTGCCACAGGAGCCTTTATGTCCAGAGGGGGAAAATCCATTCTTTGCTGCCGCTCCAGCTACATTGATAAGCAGGGAGTATTGCAATCCCGCATTATTCCCACACTCTCAACTGGTTCGATTGTAACTGTCCCTCGTTCACAAACTCATATTATTGTTACCGAATACGGAAAGGCAGATTTAGCTGGACGATCAACGTGGGAGCGAACGGAGAGACTAATTAGCATAGCTCATCCTGACAAACGAGATGAGCTCATAAAGGAAGCAGAAACTATGAATATTTGGCGTAAAACAAATAAACGAGTCTGA
- a CDS encoding tetratricopeptide repeat protein: MYDGELYAWRNLMESGTQCLGDEQYLKAEKYFIQGLIKAYELTVPEIVAFTLRLLATVRVRLGNLEFAEDGFKEALRICQELQNAKGMAEALAGLASISVKRGKLQNAAAEYEQAIAVYPKTSPQLRLGMLYADLGQVYTALEEWAGAKRSYSQALELCRLYGFPKGEAELVVLSGELCFRLGQKNEAISKLKHACQIFAQIQDMVALSTTLQYLALLYFDQNKMFLAFECQQRAVALSLGFDTKEGFSESCYFLSKIEQNLEHFQEARSYLELSIDFYPHKNLDMALRYQNLGSLFFISMDLAKSELYYLKALSLFELFRDEQRISEVYEALALLKGIREQREDPLKFQDKSEDRSQLHGGFTLDALIHLAEFYEKRHNYRDALECYWKALKKARDAEIVTDWIESRVQQVSKRLRRKK, encoded by the coding sequence ATGTACGATGGAGAGTTATATGCCTGGCGGAACCTTATGGAAAGCGGAACACAGTGTCTTGGAGATGAACAATATCTTAAAGCTGAAAAATATTTTATTCAGGGTCTTATAAAAGCTTATGAATTGACGGTACCGGAAATCGTGGCATTTACATTACGGCTTTTAGCGACGGTAAGAGTGCGCCTGGGAAATCTGGAGTTTGCGGAAGACGGATTTAAAGAGGCTTTACGCATTTGTCAAGAACTTCAGAATGCTAAAGGTATGGCTGAAGCCTTGGCCGGTTTAGCAAGTATCTCGGTTAAAAGGGGCAAGCTTCAAAACGCGGCAGCCGAGTATGAACAAGCAATAGCTGTTTACCCAAAAACATCTCCTCAGTTAAGGCTTGGTATGCTTTATGCAGACCTGGGTCAAGTATATACGGCTCTCGAAGAATGGGCCGGAGCTAAACGTTCATATTCCCAAGCCCTGGAACTCTGTCGTTTGTATGGTTTTCCTAAAGGGGAAGCAGAATTAGTGGTCCTTTCAGGGGAATTATGCTTTCGGCTGGGGCAGAAAAATGAAGCCATAAGCAAACTAAAACACGCCTGTCAAATTTTCGCCCAAATCCAGGATATGGTGGCTTTATCAACAACCCTTCAATACCTGGCTCTGCTTTACTTTGACCAAAATAAAATGTTTTTGGCCTTTGAATGTCAACAAAGGGCTGTGGCCCTCAGTCTGGGATTTGACACAAAAGAGGGATTTAGTGAAAGCTGTTATTTTCTAAGTAAAATTGAGCAAAACCTGGAACATTTTCAAGAGGCTAGAAGTTACCTTGAACTATCGATTGATTTTTATCCGCATAAAAATTTAGATATGGCCTTACGCTATCAGAATTTGGGAAGCTTATTTTTCATTTCCATGGATTTGGCGAAATCTGAATTATATTATTTGAAGGCCTTAAGCCTCTTTGAATTGTTCCGGGATGAGCAGCGCATCAGTGAAGTATATGAAGCTTTGGCCCTCCTTAAGGGAATACGGGAGCAAAGGGAAGATCCTCTTAAATTTCAGGATAAGTCAGAGGATAGATCTCAACTCCATGGGGGGTTTACGTTGGATGCTTTAATCCATTTAGCTGAGTTTTACGAAAAACGGCATAATTATAGGGATGCTTTAGAATGTTACTGGAAGGCTCTGAAGAAAGCGCGTGATGCGGAAATAGTAACAGATTGGATTGAATCCAGAGTCCAGCAGGTATCAAAACGCCTGCGCAGGAAGAAATAG
- a CDS encoding sensor histidine kinase, whose translation MKRTKIKRKIYLRIVGTLMATYLVLMTAFSLFLISREKEVKGLELRALALQVNNRVEDILGNTTENSGQRRDTAKLKKELAKQISFISYSGAEAALYSGDYSLIYNTNDYWECSYTEYSEGSTNYAGYGYLNPREWFSEEETAELENYLNAQPQAEKAGDLVGYSLDLEGLWVDNEMIIPEKIKVVPMYADTFDEEGQLKSSSGTDLNAIIYTSDYKENSKKLPYFKYGGIQPVNNRLLDQKEAAGLRELVLDQEKLKEVVQHLPYRDYNFSERVRGLTYHFYWPQPYQNTIKSTEDQGNYSEFWTVFARQVNLWDECRDTLVFIWAACLITFLSVALLLAGQTYKTYRKREELEQFRRDTTNALAHDLKTPLSIISGYAQNLRENVRTEKREHYAAGIQSNVERMDKILREMLELSGLEAGLLPIKAEEVSLQVVCTRVLDRYRQICAEKLIQIGLEGEAVVKADPSLMERVIDNLFVNALDHTPAGGRIGIEISTGTFKLFNSGSHIPEGKIKEIWLPYKKGDESRGGSRGTGLGLAIARTILELFHFSYGAKNTAEGVVFWFKFT comes from the coding sequence TTGAAGAGAACTAAAATAAAGAGGAAAATCTATCTCCGTATCGTTGGGACGTTAATGGCCACCTACCTGGTGCTGATGACAGCTTTCAGCCTGTTTCTGATATCTCGGGAGAAGGAAGTAAAGGGCTTGGAGCTGCGTGCTCTTGCTTTGCAGGTCAATAACAGGGTTGAAGATATCCTGGGGAATACCACGGAGAACAGTGGGCAGCGGAGGGATACGGCGAAGCTGAAAAAGGAATTGGCGAAACAAATTTCTTTCATAAGCTATTCGGGGGCAGAAGCCGCCCTTTATTCAGGGGATTACAGCTTGATTTACAATACCAACGATTACTGGGAATGCAGCTATACAGAATACAGTGAAGGCAGTACCAATTATGCTGGGTATGGCTATTTAAACCCCCGGGAGTGGTTCAGTGAAGAAGAAACGGCGGAACTGGAAAATTATCTGAACGCCCAGCCTCAGGCGGAAAAGGCTGGTGATCTGGTCGGGTATTCTCTCGATTTGGAGGGACTCTGGGTGGATAACGAAATGATTATTCCCGAGAAAATTAAAGTGGTGCCCATGTATGCGGACACTTTCGACGAAGAGGGGCAGCTTAAGTCAAGCAGCGGAACAGATTTAAATGCAATAATCTATACTTCGGACTACAAGGAAAATAGCAAAAAATTACCCTATTTCAAATATGGCGGCATTCAGCCTGTCAATAACCGCCTTCTTGATCAGAAGGAAGCGGCCGGCCTACGTGAGCTGGTCCTGGATCAGGAAAAGTTAAAGGAAGTTGTACAGCATCTTCCGTATAGGGATTATAACTTCAGCGAAAGGGTGAGGGGGCTGACCTATCACTTCTATTGGCCCCAGCCTTACCAAAATACGATCAAATCAACGGAGGACCAAGGCAATTACAGTGAATTCTGGACCGTCTTTGCCCGCCAGGTCAATCTTTGGGATGAATGCCGGGACACCCTGGTCTTTATCTGGGCGGCCTGTCTGATCACCTTTCTCAGCGTAGCATTGCTACTGGCCGGTCAAACCTACAAGACCTACCGCAAACGGGAGGAGCTGGAACAATTCCGCAGGGATACCACCAACGCTCTGGCTCATGATCTGAAAACCCCCTTAAGCATTATTTCCGGCTATGCTCAGAATCTCAGGGAAAATGTCCGGACGGAAAAAAGGGAGCACTATGCGGCGGGCATTCAGAGCAATGTGGAGCGGATGGATAAAATCCTCCGGGAAATGCTGGAATTGTCCGGGTTGGAAGCCGGTTTGCTGCCCATAAAAGCGGAAGAGGTTTCCCTTCAGGTCGTGTGTACCCGGGTCCTGGACCGTTACCGGCAGATTTGTGCGGAAAAGCTCATTCAGATAGGTCTGGAAGGGGAGGCAGTGGTCAAAGCAGACCCCTCCTTAATGGAACGGGTGATTGATAATCTGTTTGTCAATGCTCTGGACCATACCCCGGCGGGGGGAAGGATCGGGATCGAAATCAGCACCGGTACCTTTAAACTGTTTAACAGCGGCAGCCACATCCCTGAAGGAAAGATTAAAGAAATCTGGCTGCCCTATAAAAAAGGGGATGAGTCGCGGGGAGGAAGCCGGGGCACAGGCTTGGGTCTGGCCATTGCCCGGACCATCCTGGAATTATTTCACTTCAGCTATGGTGCCAAAAATACGGCTGAAGGTGTGGTATTCTGGTTTAAATTCACTTGA
- a CDS encoding YitT family protein, with the protein MRGRGILLIRRLRDYFTWHLFKHFIGIVIGSTIVSISINTLIIPNEIADGGVTGIAIILHYLFNWPVSWAVLMLNLPLFLIGLRMVGRDFLVFSIVGVAVLSATLSLTTNFPALTDDTLLATISGGVLTGIGMGIIFRSRGSLGGTDILAVLFARTTSFSVGQILLGIDAVIFLVAAILFRPEMAMYAMIYMFIATRVVDLVQEGLSVSKSVLVVTTQPQRIAEQIMAKLERGVTLFQAIGAFSGEAKQVVYCVINRSELSQIKEIVRDQDPLAFVAISEVPEVVGEGFSSWKGH; encoded by the coding sequence ATGCGAGGACGGGGGATTCTCTTGATAAGACGGTTACGAGACTATTTCACATGGCATTTGTTTAAGCATTTTATTGGGATAGTAATAGGCTCAACCATTGTGAGTATTAGCATCAACACGTTGATAATACCCAATGAAATTGCCGATGGTGGAGTCACAGGAATCGCCATCATCCTTCATTACTTATTCAATTGGCCGGTCAGCTGGGCTGTTCTAATGTTAAATTTGCCCTTGTTTCTTATAGGGCTGCGAATGGTGGGAAGAGATTTTTTAGTGTTCAGTATTGTAGGTGTTGCTGTTCTCTCCGCAACCCTTTCTCTGACTACGAATTTCCCTGCATTAACGGATGACACATTGTTGGCTACGATATCCGGAGGAGTTCTTACCGGAATCGGAATGGGTATTATCTTTCGCTCCAGAGGGTCACTTGGCGGTACGGATATTCTGGCAGTATTGTTTGCCCGAACCACGTCCTTCAGTGTTGGACAGATCCTGCTTGGTATTGATGCCGTCATTTTCCTGGTTGCTGCTATCCTGTTTCGGCCGGAAATGGCCATGTATGCTATGATCTACATGTTTATTGCGACACGTGTTGTGGATCTTGTTCAAGAAGGCTTAAGTGTTTCGAAGTCCGTCCTGGTGGTGACAACTCAGCCCCAGAGGATTGCCGAGCAGATTATGGCCAAGCTTGAGCGGGGGGTAACCCTTTTTCAAGCGATCGGGGCTTTTTCGGGGGAGGCTAAACAAGTTGTTTATTGTGTTATAAACCGTTCGGAATTGTCACAAATTAAGGAAATTGTCCGTGATCAGGACCCTCTGGCTTTTGTGGCGATTTCCGAAGTACCGGAAGTAGTAGGAGAAGGATTTTCATCATGGAAGGGTCATTAA